tctttttttttttgacatacaTATTAATTACCTAATGAAATCTTAAGCGCTAGCAGTTAACTATTTGTTATATAGACCGAATAGTTCTCTTGTTCAAACAATGATTCAAATGATGTTATTAGTTAATTACATAGATGGTCCTAAACTTTTGTTCGCACATGTGCCAACATAAATTTTcaacaagaaaaatataatatataaccaCTTTTTGTTGCCAGCAGAGATCCATATTCAATATCTGTGTTTTGTCCTATTAGCAGGCATctgttaaaaacaatttttttacgTCATGACTCGTGAGGGATTCAGACAATAAACAGCACGAAGTCGTAAGACTGACGATGATGCTGGCGTATTACGTATATACCAAGCTATATACAAATATTTCGAATCTCTCGAACATCCAACATGTACGCCAGATTTCATGGAAAACTCAAACCATTCGTTTCCTTCTTTGGCTTCTATTCCTTTTTAACAAATTGATATTCAATTGATACATATACAAACATTGTACACATACATGCTTACATATGTTGTTGTAATCAGATTCTACGTGTGAATTTTAACATCCGACAGCTGCGTAAATTATCTGAGCTCATAGTTTTCTAAAATCTTTTTCATCTTTAATCTCTCTTCGAATGTTCTTAAACATTATTCTAAATGATGTCCATTCTTAGAAGCCATAAGTTGTGTTTCAGAAGCGACCAAGCTGACCtcaaggaaataaaaaattgacgaaataattataaaataaagagaataaaatatataattacctAATGGTTACGTCATTATAGCTATAGTGACACCCAATATATATTTCCATTTATGGTCCTTCTCATTTCGCGTTGACATCAACAAAACTCCCACTTTCTCTCTAATGAAGAAGATGCAAGGTTTATGGAACTTTCCTAACGACGACGTTTCGGTAGACCTGACGGTTCCTCCTACAGCACCACCACCGTTATCCTCCTCCACCGCCTCGACAAGCCTATCGTTCGATGAAGAGGAGACTTCAGAGTCGAAGATCGAACGGTTGATATCGGAGCATCCGGTGCTCATATTCACTCGGTCCTCCTCCTGTTGCATGTGTCACGTCATGAAAAAGCTTCTATCGACCGTTGGAGTCCATCCAACAGTGATCGAGGTCGACGAAGAAGAGATAGCTTGCCTCGCTGTTCAAACCGCTCCGGTGCTCTTTATCGGTGGTGCTTGTGTCGGTGGGTTCGAGTCTCTTGTCGCACTTCACCTTAGTGGTCATCTAGTTTCTAGACTCGTCGAGGTTGGAGCCTTATGGGCATAATTGTGCTATTATGAAAATCTGGTAATAAAATCCATTGTATATTTCATGCTCTACTctttctgttcctgattatgaaactgaaacacaaaaaaatgttttattttcccgttgtgtattttaattttattttcactgGTATGGTTGTTTTCTTTAGATTTATCGCGTGTTGTGATTTCCTCCATCATAAGTTATCAAATTTGCAAATTATTTCTGTTTCCTTAATTTCTGTTTCAAATTTAATGTTCATGTGAAGAGAAAATGAATTTTGTGATGATTGATCCTTCATGAAAATTTAATAATGACTTCTTAAATCATTAGTTAAACTAAAAGTACTGATTAAGCAATTTTTCTTGGTAAATTTAGGGAAGCAAAAATGAAAAGGGGTCATTAGTACAATGGTTCATGATGATCGGTCTTCTTTATTGAATAATGACCTCGAAGTTATGAAAGTCTATATAGAATCAATTGGTTACCACGGAATCTGACTACTATCTTTTCCTTGAACAATATCGGTATTTGAGTATACCTGTTTATGTATTAGGAATTTCTCTTTTTCTAGTAGATTTTATATTGTGTGCAATAAGAGAGTTTGGCCCTAGAATCTTTATAGACTTTTAAAGTAGGTGGCACTCACAAGTCACAATTATTGCACAATCACTGCCGTTGGATTCTTTAATACGTGAAACCTCCCCTATATTTTGATTATGATTGATTGGAATTACAACTTACATATTATTGGTTAATTCATTCATTAATTTTGAATCGAATGTTAAATTCTCAACAATTATCTCACAAGACTCAAATAACTTACCTAGTTAAGAAAGTTATTCCTAGCCATAAATCATATTTACAGATAACTttgttttatgttgtttttttttttatcaacttttttttgatcaaccaaCTTTGTTTTATGTGGAACAACAAATTTTACATAACCAATAAGAAAAATACGACCCTTAGATATGGGAGCTCCTCAGTGGTGGGGGGTTAGTTAGGAAAAataagttatttattttattttgaaacaacgACAATTTGTCAcgagtttattattatttctcatctactttgtttaaaatattcatttaaaagaaaatattcgtTTCTTTCGTAACCTCATGATTCGATCGTTTAATGTGTTTATTATTGAAAATCAGAGTAGCAATAGTCAATGAGAGTCGAATGAAGTAATGCACAAACATTATATATGACAGCGACAATATTAGAAAGTGAGAGATACCGAAAGAAATCGGAATGATTAAAGGCAACATAAATGAAGGTGAGGTTACAATGGCCACAGTTTAAAGTATACAGAAAAGACAAGTGTCTAATTAATCTATGTGGTTTctcttttctaaattttttgagACATCTCCACCACAAATTCCAAGAGGGGACACTGATTAAATTCGCATTACTAAAAAAGATTTTTCTTATTCTTCCAAAATCCATGTTGATAACAAAAACTATAGGATGAAAAATTGGTGTTAATTTGGTGTATATTTATGTTTCAACTCGAAGAAATTTTAGgtcaaaaatacataaaagcTATTATTGATAACTTATTTTGATAAGCCAAAGGGATGTTGTAGTCATTACAAACATGGCTCATTAAGTTTCGTTTGAGTTGATTTGGGCTTTTCTCATGCTCCAAGCTTCTAAAGACGACATAGGATCACACCCTTTGCTCCATGATTGAATACGTAAAGCCTAGCTTCTTCACCAATTGCCATTTTTGGATAAACCATAGACGTTATTACACTTCTTCATCCTCCCCCATAGCTCTCTGTGACAGAGTGATCGATCtagcaaccaaaaaaaaagatcgtCATTCAACGGTGAAATACTGACAAAGGTAACATGTGTTCCAAAGATGAAACGTAGGTTTATAATAACCAAGGACCAgaggtgacaaaaaaaaacaaaaagatgaaaattAATTCTTTATTTAGGTAAAATAGATATGTGAGAGTATTGTTGCACATCGGATCagagaaaaaatataacatagtAAATAATAACCGTTGAGCCAAAGTTTTAGGAGCTTGATAAATGGAAGGAAGTTCGGTATGGCTGGAAGTTTTCATGATTATCAAAAGAACCAGCTTCCATTGTTTCTAGTTTCTGTTTATACAGTGTATATACTAGAGTTTTGATCTTGTCAAGAAAATGTTATAGGGTTGTGTATTTATAGTGCCATTGGCGTTTGCCACCTCTTCGATCTGTCCAAAGGTTGAAGCAAAGTGAAAGAAGTTTTCGAGGTATTTGttaattgtatttttgtttcaattatTAAGGTTTGTGGTCATTGGTCTTTGTTAAATATATTACTCGGACCAGGTAGctcatatatattattcattttgtTTACGTTTTTGTCtcattcattttgtttaatttaaattttgggaaCATTTGAAGATAGGAAATGGGATAATGTACGTTTAATTTGTTTGGTCAATAGTCTTTGTTATGAAATGAATTATTCACGATTTATCACTAATCTCTAAACTATTTTACTTCATAACAGTGTGATGCTTCGCGAAGTCCTACTTGCTTACAAAAACTTATTGGCGAAAAGAGGCATGCTGATAAGcatgattttaatatataactcGAAAA
This genomic stretch from Brassica napus cultivar Da-Ae chromosome C9, Da-Ae, whole genome shotgun sequence harbors:
- the LOC106424554 gene encoding glutaredoxin-C10-like gives rise to the protein MKKMQGLWNFPNDDVSVDLTVPPTAPPPLSSSTASTSLSFDEEETSESKIERLISEHPVLIFTRSSSCCMCHVMKKLLSTVGVHPTVIEVDEEEIACLAVQTAPVLFIGGACVGGFESLVALHLSGHLVSRLVEVGALWA